One Microbaculum marinisediminis genomic window, CCCATCGGCATTCCCGAGCCGCTGATCGTCGGTCGCGGCATCGACGACGTGGCCATCGTGGTCGTCACCCTGGCACCCAAGCCGGACGCGGCCGATCGCTGGACCGACAACGGCCTGTACTACATCGCCCGCGACCTGCTGGTCGAACTCGCCAAGGTCGAGGATGTCGGCCTGACCTATATCGTCGGCGGCCGCGACGACCAGATCCGCATCGAGCCGGATCCGGAGCGGATGGCGCTCTACGGCATCACCCTGGAGCAGCTCATCGGCAAGGTGACCGAGGCAAACCGGTCGTTCCTCGCCGGCACCGTGCGCGACACCGACCGCAGCCTGCCGGTCGTTGCCGGCCAGACGCTTCAGGGCGTGCCGGATATCGGGCTCCTGGAGATGACCGCGCGCGACGGGCGCAAGGTCTATGTCGGCGATGTCGCCAATGTGGTGGTCGATGCCGCCCCCGAGGAACATCGCGTCTGGCACATGAGCCGCGGCGAGGACGGCGCGATGACGCCGGTTCCGGCCGTCTCCATCGCCATCTCCAAACGCGCCGGCGCCAATGCCGTGGTGATCGGCGAGCGGCTGGTCGAGCGCCTGGAGCTGATGCGCGACCGGCTGGTGCCGGAGGACCTCGACGTCCTGATCACCCGCGACTACGGCGAGACCGCCAACGAGAAGGCGAACGAGCTCCTGTTCCACCTGGGATTGGCGACCGTCTCCATCGTCGTGCTGGTCGCCTTCGCCATCGGCTGGCGCGAGGGTGTCGTCGTCCTGATCGTCATTCCGACGACGATCCTGCTGACGCTCTTCGCCTCCTATTTCATGGGCTACACGATCAACCGCGTCAGCCTGTTCGCGCTGATCTTCTCGATCGGCATTCTCGTCGACGACGCCATCGTCGTGATCGAGAACATAGCTCGGCACTGGGCGATGAAGGACGGGCGAAGCCGGCGCGAGGCGGCGATCGATGCCGTCGCGGAGGTCGGCAACCCGACCATCGTCGCGACCCTGACGGTCGTCGCGGCCCTCCTGCCGATGCTGTTCGTGTCGGGCCTGATGGGGCCGTACATGAGCCCGATCCCGGCGAATGCGTCCGCGGCGATGATCTTCTCCTTCTTCGTCGCCGTCATCGTCACGCCCTGGCTGATGATGAAGATCGGCAAGGAGCATGGCGGCCACGGCGAGGGCGGGCATGTCGCCGAGCACGAAGCCGCTCACGGCGGCGTTCTCGGTCGGGCCTATGTCGCGGTCGCCAGGCCGCTTTTGAAGACGCGGTTCCGCGTCTGGACCTTCCTGCTCGTCGTCGGCGTCGCCACGATGGGCGCGATGTACCTGTTCTTCGACAAGACCGTCACCGTGAAGCTGCTGCCCTTCGACAACAAGTCGGAGCTGCAGGTGGTCGTGGACCTGCCCGAAGGCGCGACGCTCGAGGACACCGACCGCGTGCTCACCAGGGCCACGGAAAAGCTGGCGGACCTGCCGGAGCTCGCCTCGATCCAGTCCTATGTGGGCACGTCGGCACCGTTCAACTTCAACGGCCTGGTGCGTCACTACTATCTGCGCAGCCTGCCGGAGAACGGCGACCTGCAGGTCAACCTGACGCCCAAGAGCGAGCGCGACCGCACCAGCCATGACATCGCCCTGGACGTTCGCCAGCGTCTTGCCGATCTGGAGGTGCCCGAGGGAACCGTGATCAAGGTCGTCGAGGTTCCGCCGGGTCCGCCGGTGTTGGCGACGCTGCTTGCCGAGATCTACGGTCCGGACGAAGAGACCCGGCGGGCGGTCGCCACCGAGATGCGCAAGATCTTCGAGGACGTGCCCTACATCGTCGACGTCGACGACAGCTTCGGCACGCCGGCGACGCGGCTGCACATCCGCATCGACCAGAACAACCTCGAATATCACGGCGTCTCCCAGAGCGACGTCTATAACGCCATTCGCTCCTATCTGACCGGCGTGCCGGTCGGCTACTCGCACCGTGGCGGCGGTCGCCATCCCATCGAGATCGCGGTGCGGCTGCCGAAGGAGGATCTGGCCGTCTCCCAGCGCACGCTGTCGACGCCGGTTCCCGCCAACGCCCTGCCGGGCAACCGCGGCGTCGTCGAGCTGGGCGATGTGGTGACGCTCAGCGAGGAAACCGCGTCCTATCCGGTCTTCCGCCGCAACGGGCGCCCAGCCGAAATGATTCAGGCCGAGCTGGCGGGCGAGTACGAGGCGCCGATCTACGGCATGATCGCCGTCTCCGACGCGATCGAGGCCCACGACTGGGGCGACGTGCCCAAGCCGCAGATGCTGTTGCACGGACAGCCCGGCGACGAGAGCGTCGCCTCGCTGCTGTGGGACGGGGAGTGGGAAGTGACCTACGTCACCTTCCGCGACATGGGCGCCGCCTTCGCGGTCGCGATCCTCGGCATCTACTTCCTGGTCGTCGCCCAGTTCGGCTCGTTCCTGCTGCCGCTCGTCATCCTGACGCCGATCCCGCTCACGCTGATCGGCATCGTAATTGGTCACTGGCTGTTCGACGCGTCGTTCACGGCAACCTCGATGATCGGTTTCATCGCGCTGGCCGGCATCATCGTGCGCAACTCGATCCTGCTGGTCGACTTCATCCGCCACGAGCGCAGTGCGGACAAGCCGCTCAGACGCACGCTGCTCGACGCGGGCGCGATCCGCTTCAAGCCGATCCTTCTGACGGCGCTCGCCGCCATGATCGGCGCGGCGGTGATCCTGTTCGATCCGATCTTCCAGGGTCTCGCGATCTCGCTGCTGTTCGGCCTGCTGTCGTCGACGCTGCTGACGGTGCTGGTGATCCCGGCGATCTACATCGCGCTGCGCGACGACAAGCGGCCACTGGAGCCGTCGGCCCGCTGAGTCTGCCGGCGCTAAACCTGCCGGACCGCTGACGCAGTTGTGACTGGCCGTCGGCGGTCCGATCCGCTCCACTGAGGCGATGCGGATCTACGCACCTTTTTTGGCGATACTCGTCGCCGCCAGCGTGGCCGTGCCGCCGGCGTCGGCCGGCGAGGCGGATGTGGAGTCCGTCAAGGCGACGCGCCAGGAGGGCGGTGCCTGGCGTTTCGACGTCGCCGTGCGCCACGCCGACGCCGGCTGGGACCACTATGCCGATCGCTGGGACGTGGTCGCGCCGGACGGCACCGTTCTGGGCACGCGGACACTCCTGCATCCGCACGACGAAGAGCAGCCGTTCACGCGCTCGCTTACCGGCGTTTCGATCCCCGATGGCATCACCGTGGTCACGGTCCGCGCGCACGATTCCGTTCACGGCTATGGCGGCGCCGAAGTGACGGTCGACCTGACCGCCGACTAGGCCTCATTCCCCTTGCTCTCGCGGATGTGATCCTGTTCGGCGGCGACGCTTGCCGCGTGGCCGGCCGCGGACTGGATCTCGGCAAAGACCCGGCGCACATCGGAAAACTGCGTCTTGATGTCGACCTCGAGCTTCGAGATCGTTTGCTCCACCTCGCCCGCAGGCATGGAATCGGCGAAATCGAGGCTGATCGCCACCAGCACGTCGTTCGGGCCCAGGTGCATGGTCCTGAGTTCGTTGATGCGGCGTACGCCGTTCGCCGACATGGCGATCTTGCGGACGCCGGTGATGAGTTCCCGGCTCGCCGCCTCGCCGATGATCAGCCCCTTCGTCTCGTAGGCGAGCATGGCGGCCGTGCCCGCCAGGATCAGTCCGATCCCGACGGAGGCATAGCCGTCGAATTCCGGGATCCCGGTGTACTGCGCCGCCGAGATGCCGATCAGCGCGACGACCAGGCCGAGCATCGCCGCGGAATCCTCGAACAGCACGGTGAACACGGTCGGGTCCTTGGAGCGGCGGACCGCATCGATCAGGTTGCGTCGGCCGCGCGTCTTCTCGAATTCGCGATAGGCGACCCACCAGGCGCCGGCCTCGAACACGATTGCGAGGCCGAGCACCACGTAGTTGACCATCGGATTGGTGATTTCGTGCGGGTCCAGGATCTTCTGGTAGCCCTCGTAGAGCGACACGCCGGCGCCCACGCCGAAGATCATGATCGCCACCACGAAGGCCCAGAAATAGACCTCCATGCCGTAGCCGAACGGGTGATTGTCGTCCGCGGGCCGCTTCGACCGCCGGATGCCGATCAGCAGGAGACACTGGTTGCCGGTATCGACAAGCGAGTGGATCGCCTCCGACAGCATCGCCGAAGAGCCGGTGTATGTGGCGGCGGCGAATTTGGTGATCGCGATGAGCGAGTTCCCCGCCAGCGCGGCATAGATGACTCGGTTTGTTCCGTGTGTCGCCATTTATCTCACAAACACAATAAACTACGATATTTTGTTAATTCAGGCTATGAGCGCCAGGACGCCATCGGCCACGAATTGAACGGCCAACGCGGCGAGGATGACACCGAGCAGCCGTGTCACCACCGTCCGCACCGTCTTGCCCATCAGGTGCCCGATTGGCACCGCGACGAGCAGGATCGCCAGCGTCACCGCAAGGACGGAGACGATGACGGCGATTACCCAGGCGAGCTCGATCCATCCTCCGCCGGGCTCGCCCGCCAGAAGGATCACGGCGGTGATCGCGCCGGGGCCGGCCATCAGCGGAATGGCGAGCGGCACCGCCGCGATGTCGTCAGGGTGCTCTTCAGCGACCGAGCGTTCCGCCGACGTCTCCTTGCGCCGGGTGCGTTGCTCGAACACCATTTCGAAGCTGATCCAGAACAGCAGGATCCCGCCGGCGACCCGGAATGCGGGCAGGGAAATCCCCATCGCCTGCAGAAGCCACAGGCCGCCGACGGCGAAGGCCACCAGCACCACAACGGCGATCAGGACGGACCGGGCCGCGATCTTGCGCCGCTCGGCCGCGCTGCGCTCTGCCGTGAGGGCGAGGAACAGCGGGGCGATGCCGATCGGATCGATGATCACGAACAGCGTGACGAAGGCGGAGATGAGCGCTTCCGGCGTCACGGCACCATCTCGTTTGTTGGGCTCGTCTGTTGGAGCAAGACAGCGTGACCGGCGCGGCGGCCCGATTCAAGCCCGCCGACCGAACCCCGGCCCGTCATCCACCGCGCATTCGGCCTTCGGCCTTGCGAAACCGGGGCGGGTTCGCATCTTGCGGGTCGGACACAATCGCAATCGAAGGACATCCGACAATGGCGCTGACAGGCGAGTGTTTCTGCGGGGCAGTCAAATACCGTATCGAGAGCCAGCCCTATGCGGCGCGGTCGTGCCACTGCTCGCGCTGCCGCAAGGCCTTCAGCGCCCAGGCGTCATCCTATGCGCAGGTGGTGCCAGGGAGTTTTTCCTGGACCCGGGGAGAAGAGCTGCTGACCACCTTCCTCGACGAAAACGGGGCGGGAAAGCGGTTCTGTAGCGTCTGCGGCTCGACCCTGTGCGGCGTCGTCGACGGGGAGGTCCACGGCATCACTCTGGGCTGCCTCAACGAGGATCCCGGAATCGAGATCGAAATGCACATCTTCGTCGGCTCGAAGGCGCCGTGGGAGGTGATCCCGGACGGCGTTGTCGCCTACGAGACGATCCCGCCCGACTGGACCTGATCTCCGGCTTTCGTGGCGGCAGGTCATGGCCTCGAAGAACGCGTGACGAACGCCACGTCGGCAGGATATAACCGGTCCGCGGCGAAGGAAGTCGTGCGTCGCCGCGACGCCGCCCGATAATTGCCTGATTTATCGAGCAATTTCCGTACTCGACCCTATCCATCCGGATTTGCCCCCGAAGCCCGGAATCGGATAAAATAAAAACCGTCAAAAACCCGCCGAACGAGACAGCCTTTGTCCGATAACGATACCCCGCCGACGGGCGATACCGGCCCGGCCGACCCGTCCGATATCAAACCGGTCTCGATCACCGACGAGATGCGGCGCAGCTATCTCGATTACGCCATGAGCGTGATCGTCTCCCGCGCGCTGCCCGATGTGCGCGACGGCCTGAAGCCCGTGCACCGCCGGATCCTGTTCTCGATGCACGAGAACGGCTACGACTGGAACAAGGCCTACCGCAAGTCGGCCCGCGTCGTCGGCGATGTGATCGGTAAGTACCATCCGCACGGCGACCAATCGATCTACGACGCGCTCGTGCGCATGGCGCAGGACTTCTCGCTGCGCCTGCCGCTGCTCGACGGACAGGGCAATTTCGGCTCTATCGACGGCGATCCGGCCGCCGCCATGCGATACACCGAGGTGCGGCTGGCCAAGCCCGCGCACGCGATCCTCGAGGATATCGACAAGGACACCGTCGATTTCCAGGACAACTACGACAACTCCGAGCGCGAGCCGGTCGTCCTGCCGTCGCGGTTCCCGAACCTTCTGGTCAATGGCGCCGGCGGTATCGCCGTCGGCATGGCGACCAACATCCCGCCGCACAACCTTGGCGAGGTGGTGGATGCCGCGATCGCCTTCATGGACGATCCCGCCATCGAGATCGAACGGCTGATGGAGATCATCCCCGGACCGGATTTCCCGACCGGCGGCATCATCCTCGGCCGCGCCGGCATCCGTTCGGCCTTTTCGACCGGGCGCGGCTCGATCATCATGCGCGGCAAGGTCCATACCGAGACCATCCGCAAGGAGCGCGAGGCGCTGGTCGTCACCGAGGTGCCGTATCAGGTCAACAAGGCGGTGATGATCGAGAAGATCGCCGAACTTGTGCGCGACAAGCGCGTCGAGGGCATCTCCGACATCCGCGACGAGTCCGACCGCGAGGGGCTGCGCGTCGTCATCGAGCTGAAGCGCGACGCGATGGCCGATGTCGTCCTCAATCAGCTCTACCGCTACTCGTCGCTTCAGACGAGCTTCGGCGCCAACATCGTCGCGCTGAACGGCGGCAAGCCGGAACAGCTCACGCTGATCGACATGCTGCGCGCCTTCATCGCCTTCCGCGAGGAGGTCGTCGGCCGGCGCACCAAGTTCCTGCTCGGCAAGGCGCGCGATCGGGCCCACATCCTGGTCGGTCTGGCGATCGCGGTTGCCAATATCGACGAGGTCATCCACCTGATCCGGACCGCGCCGGACCCGGCAACGGCGCGCGAGTCGCTGATGGCCCGCGCCTGGCCGGCCAAGGATATGGGGCCGCTGATCGCGCTGATCGCCGATCCGCGCCACGGCCTTTCGGAGGATGGCACCTATCGCCTGTCCGAGGAACAGGCCCGCGCGATCCTCGATCTGCGACTGCAGCGGCTGACGGCGCTGGGTCGCGACGAGATCGCCGATGAGCTGACCAAGCTCGGCGCGGCGATCGCGGACTATCTCGATATCCTTCGCTCGCGCGCACGCATCCAGTCGATCATCCGCGACGAACTGATCGCCGTGAAGGAGGAGTTCGGCACGCCGCGGCGCACCGAAATCACGGATTTCGTCAGCGATTTCGATGACGAGGACCTCATTCAGCGCGAGGACATGGTCGTCACGGTCAGTCACGGCGGCTACATCAAGCGCGTGCCGCTCTCGACCTACCGGGCCCAGCGCCGCGGCGGCAAGGGCCGCTCGGGCATGTCGACGAAGGAGGAGGATTTCGTCACGCGCCTGTTCGTCGCCTCGACGCACACGCCGGTCCTGTTCTTCTCCTCGCGCGGCATGGTCTACAAGATGAAGGTGTGGCGCCTGCCGCTGTCGGCGCCCCAGGCGCGTGGCAAGGCGATGGTCAACCTGCTGCCTCTCATCGAAGGAGAATGGATCACCTCGATCATGCCGCTGCCCGAGGACGAGGACACCTGGGGCGAACTCGACGTCATGTTCGCGACCAATCGCGGCACCACGCGGCGCAACAAGCTGTCGGATTTCGTTCAGGTCAATCGCAACGGCAAGATCGCCATGAAGCTGGACGAGGGCGATGCCATCGTCGGCGTCGACACCTGTTCGGAGAACGACGACGTTCTGTTGACCACGGCGACCGGCCAGTGCATCCGCTTCCGCACGACCGACGTGCGCGTCTTCAAGGGACGCGACTCCACCGGCGTGCGCGGCATCAATCTGGCCGAAGGCAACAGCGTCATCTCGATGTCGATCCTGCGCAACTTCGATGCGACGCCGGCCGAGCGCGGCGAGTATCTGAAGCGCAGCCGCCTGGTGCGCGGCGAGGTCGATCAGCCCGAGCCGTCCGATGAGTCCGAAGAGGTCGAGGCGGGAACCGAGCTCAGCCAGGAGCGCTACGCCGAGATGAGCGCCGCCGAGCAGTTCGTGCTCACCCTCTCGGAGAACGGCTACGGCAAACGCACCTCGTCCTACGAGTACCGGGTCACCGGGCGCGGCGGCAAAGGCATCGTCGCGATGGTCGTCAACGACCGCAACGGGCCGCTGGTTGCCTCGTTCCCCGTCGAGGACCAGGACCAGATCATGCTGGTGACCGATGGTGGCCAACTGATCCGGTGTCCCGTCGACGGAATCCGCATCGCCGGCCGCAACACCCAGGGCGTCATCGTCTTCAAGACCGCCAAGGACGAACACGTCGTCTCGGTCCAGCGCGTCAGCGAGGAAGAAGACGACGCCGAGGGCATAGAGGACGAGGGTGCGGAAGGCGAGGGCACAGAAGGCAACGGCGCGGAAGGCAACGGCGAAGAAGGCCGCGGCGAAGAAGGGCCGGACCCAGAGGCCTGAGCGTTCTAGGGCCTGAGCGTTCTAAGGCCTGAGCGGGCTACGGTCCCGCTCGCTTCCCCAAGGAATCGGAAGGGGCGCGCCGTATCGCGCGCGCCTCGCTTTTGCCCGGCCGGCCTGGCCTCACAGGCCGACCGAAATGCGGCGCAGTTCCGCGCGTCTGGCCTCGAACGCGCCGTCGTCGAACTCGATCGTCCGCACCTTGCGGTCGGCCGTGGCCTGGTCGGGATGCAGCAGGCAATCCTTGGTGACATGCGGCCAGACGGCGTCCGGGCAGTCGGGCGCGGCGATGCCGCCGTTTTCCGCGATCGAGCTGCGCAGCACGGGCGAGTCCTGGGCTGGCTTGTTGGCTTCGGCTTCACCCGGTTCCCAGGCGATCGCCAAGGCGACGACCGCCGCGGTAAACGACAATACGGAGAATGGTAGATACGGAGTATATGACTTCCAGTTCGACATTAGACGCCCCTGTAACACGAGATTTTCTCGTTTTGTTGGAGCGGATCGTACGGTTTATGTCTGAATGAACCCCCAAGCGACCGTTCAGCGTGTGTTCATCGTAAAAATATAGTTGAAACTACATCATTGCCCGGAGTTTCGGGCTTTTCGCCGCGTAACGTGTTGGGAGAAGCCCGAAAAACGCGCGTCCAAGGTTAACGCACACCGCTTGTGCCGCCGCCGTCGTCGGGGTATCCACGCGCCATGACCCGAACCGGCATCTATACTGGCAGCTTCGATCCGATCACCAACGGCCATGTCGACGTCATCGCGCGCGCGGCGCGGCTGGTCGATCGCCTGGTCGTCGCCGTCGGCGTTCATCACGGCAAGACGCCCGTCTTCACCGTCGAGCAACGTCTCGCGATGATCGAGGCGGAAGTGGGCGACCGCGTCCGCGCCGCCGATTGCGATTTCGTCGTCACTACCTTTTCCGGTCTTGCGGTCGATGCCGCGCGCGATGCGGGCGCGTCCGTCATCGTTCGCGGGCTGCGTGACGGCACCGATTTCGACTATGAGATCCAGATGGGCACCATGAACGCGATCATGACCCCGGACGTCGAGACGGTGTTTCTGGCCGCCTCTCCGGCCTGTCGCCACATTGCCGCCAGCCTTGTCCGTCAGATCGCGACCATGGGTGGCGACGTTTCGCCCTTCGTCCCGGCTGCCGTCGCCATCGCCCTGAAAGATCGTCTCGCCGGGCGCGCGTGATCCGGCCGTTTCGTTTCTCTCAAGCAGGAGATCTGCCCGTGCGTATTCTTTTCGCCGCACTTTTCGCCCTGGTGCTCGCCGTCGCCCCCCAGGCGAAGGCCCAGGCCACCGATCCCGAGAACACCCTCATCCTGGAACTGAAGGATGGTCCGGTCGTCATCAAGCTTCGGCCCGACCTCGCCCCCAAGCACGTCGAGCGCATCAAGAAGCTCGTCCGCGAAGGCTTCTACGACGGCGTCGTCTTCCATCGCGTCATCGACGGCTTCATGGCCCAGACCGGTGATCCGACCGGTACCGGAACCGGCGGCTCCAACGAGCCCGACCTGAAGGCCGAGTTCTCGAACGAAAGCTTCGCCCGCGGCACGCTGGGCATGGCCCGCACGCCCGACCCGGACAGCGCCAACAGCCAGTTCTTCATCATGTTCGCGCCGGCCGCGCACCTGAACGGCCAGTACACCGTGTTCGGCGAAGTCGTCGAAGGCATGGACAATGTCGACAAGGTCAAGAAGGGCGACGACGCGAGCAACGGCCAGGTTCAGGACCCCGACAAGATCATTAAGGCCAGAATCGCAGCCGACGGCTGATCAATCCCTCAAGAAAAGGACTACGACGACATGAGCGAATACGCCGATCCGGAAAACACGCTGGTCATGGAGACGAGCAAGGGCCGCGTCGTCATCGAGACGCGCCCCGATCTCGCGCCCGGCCACGTCGCCCGCATCAAGGAACTGGTCCGCGAGGGCTTCTACGACGGCATCGTCTTCCATCGTGTCATCGACGGCTTCATGGCCCAGACCGGCTGCCCGCAGGGCATCGGCGTCGGTGGCTCGGGCACCAAGCTGAAGGCCGAGTTCAACGCCGAGCCGCACAAGCGCGGCACCGTCTCGATGGCGCGCGCCGCCGATCCCAATTCCGGCGACAGCCAGTTCTTCATCTGCTTCGAGGACGCGCCCTTCCTCGACCGCCAGTACACGGTCTGGGGCAAGGTCATCGAGGGCATGGAGAACGTCGACCAGATCAAGCGCGGCGAGCCCGTGCAGGATCCCGACAAGATCGTCTCGATGAAGGTCGCGGCCGACCTCGGCTAGCCGGGCCCGACCGGCGG contains:
- a CDS encoding peptidylprolyl isomerase codes for the protein MPVRILFAALFALVLAVAPQAKAQATDPENTLILELKDGPVVIKLRPDLAPKHVERIKKLVREGFYDGVVFHRVIDGFMAQTGDPTGTGTGGSNEPDLKAEFSNESFARGTLGMARTPDPDSANSQFFIMFAPAAHLNGQYTVFGEVVEGMDNVDKVKKGDDASNGQVQDPDKIIKARIAADG
- a CDS encoding GFA family protein, which translates into the protein MALTGECFCGAVKYRIESQPYAARSCHCSRCRKAFSAQASSYAQVVPGSFSWTRGEELLTTFLDENGAGKRFCSVCGSTLCGVVDGEVHGITLGCLNEDPGIEIEMHIFVGSKAPWEVIPDGVVAYETIPPDWT
- a CDS encoding cation diffusion facilitator family transporter; translation: MATHGTNRVIYAALAGNSLIAITKFAAATYTGSSAMLSEAIHSLVDTGNQCLLLIGIRRSKRPADDNHPFGYGMEVYFWAFVVAIMIFGVGAGVSLYEGYQKILDPHEITNPMVNYVVLGLAIVFEAGAWWVAYREFEKTRGRRNLIDAVRRSKDPTVFTVLFEDSAAMLGLVVALIGISAAQYTGIPEFDGYASVGIGLILAGTAAMLAYETKGLIIGEAASRELITGVRKIAMSANGVRRINELRTMHLGPNDVLVAISLDFADSMPAGEVEQTISKLEVDIKTQFSDVRRVFAEIQSAAGHAASVAAEQDHIRESKGNEA
- a CDS encoding efflux RND transporter permease subunit; this translates as MKPGISGSLTRAFISSPLTPLLLISALALGLVALVSLPREEEPQISVPLVDIHVSADGLQADDAVKLVTEPLETIVKGINGVEHVYSQTQDDRVTVTARFFVGTDPDDAILRVHEKVRANMDRIPIGIPEPLIVGRGIDDVAIVVVTLAPKPDAADRWTDNGLYYIARDLLVELAKVEDVGLTYIVGGRDDQIRIEPDPERMALYGITLEQLIGKVTEANRSFLAGTVRDTDRSLPVVAGQTLQGVPDIGLLEMTARDGRKVYVGDVANVVVDAAPEEHRVWHMSRGEDGAMTPVPAVSIAISKRAGANAVVIGERLVERLELMRDRLVPEDLDVLITRDYGETANEKANELLFHLGLATVSIVVLVAFAIGWREGVVVLIVIPTTILLTLFASYFMGYTINRVSLFALIFSIGILVDDAIVVIENIARHWAMKDGRSRREAAIDAVAEVGNPTIVATLTVVAALLPMLFVSGLMGPYMSPIPANASAAMIFSFFVAVIVTPWLMMKIGKEHGGHGEGGHVAEHEAAHGGVLGRAYVAVARPLLKTRFRVWTFLLVVGVATMGAMYLFFDKTVTVKLLPFDNKSELQVVVDLPEGATLEDTDRVLTRATEKLADLPELASIQSYVGTSAPFNFNGLVRHYYLRSLPENGDLQVNLTPKSERDRTSHDIALDVRQRLADLEVPEGTVIKVVEVPPGPPVLATLLAEIYGPDEETRRAVATEMRKIFEDVPYIVDVDDSFGTPATRLHIRIDQNNLEYHGVSQSDVYNAIRSYLTGVPVGYSHRGGGRHPIEIAVRLPKEDLAVSQRTLSTPVPANALPGNRGVVELGDVVTLSEETASYPVFRRNGRPAEMIQAELAGEYEAPIYGMIAVSDAIEAHDWGDVPKPQMLLHGQPGDESVASLLWDGEWEVTYVTFRDMGAAFAVAILGIYFLVVAQFGSFLLPLVILTPIPLTLIGIVIGHWLFDASFTATSMIGFIALAGIIVRNSILLVDFIRHERSADKPLRRTLLDAGAIRFKPILLTALAAMIGAAVILFDPIFQGLAISLLFGLLSSTLLTVLVIPAIYIALRDDKRPLEPSAR
- the coaD gene encoding pantetheine-phosphate adenylyltransferase, whose protein sequence is MTRTGIYTGSFDPITNGHVDVIARAARLVDRLVVAVGVHHGKTPVFTVEQRLAMIEAEVGDRVRAADCDFVVTTFSGLAVDAARDAGASVIVRGLRDGTDFDYEIQMGTMNAIMTPDVETVFLAASPACRHIAASLVRQIATMGGDVSPFVPAAVAIALKDRLAGRA
- a CDS encoding peptidylprolyl isomerase, producing MSEYADPENTLVMETSKGRVVIETRPDLAPGHVARIKELVREGFYDGIVFHRVIDGFMAQTGCPQGIGVGGSGTKLKAEFNAEPHKRGTVSMARAADPNSGDSQFFICFEDAPFLDRQYTVWGKVIEGMENVDQIKRGEPVQDPDKIVSMKVAADLG
- the gyrA gene encoding DNA gyrase subunit A, which gives rise to MRRSYLDYAMSVIVSRALPDVRDGLKPVHRRILFSMHENGYDWNKAYRKSARVVGDVIGKYHPHGDQSIYDALVRMAQDFSLRLPLLDGQGNFGSIDGDPAAAMRYTEVRLAKPAHAILEDIDKDTVDFQDNYDNSEREPVVLPSRFPNLLVNGAGGIAVGMATNIPPHNLGEVVDAAIAFMDDPAIEIERLMEIIPGPDFPTGGIILGRAGIRSAFSTGRGSIIMRGKVHTETIRKEREALVVTEVPYQVNKAVMIEKIAELVRDKRVEGISDIRDESDREGLRVVIELKRDAMADVVLNQLYRYSSLQTSFGANIVALNGGKPEQLTLIDMLRAFIAFREEVVGRRTKFLLGKARDRAHILVGLAIAVANIDEVIHLIRTAPDPATARESLMARAWPAKDMGPLIALIADPRHGLSEDGTYRLSEEQARAILDLRLQRLTALGRDEIADELTKLGAAIADYLDILRSRARIQSIIRDELIAVKEEFGTPRRTEITDFVSDFDDEDLIQREDMVVTVSHGGYIKRVPLSTYRAQRRGGKGRSGMSTKEEDFVTRLFVASTHTPVLFFSSRGMVYKMKVWRLPLSAPQARGKAMVNLLPLIEGEWITSIMPLPEDEDTWGELDVMFATNRGTTRRNKLSDFVQVNRNGKIAMKLDEGDAIVGVDTCSENDDVLLTTATGQCIRFRTTDVRVFKGRDSTGVRGINLAEGNSVISMSILRNFDATPAERGEYLKRSRLVRGEVDQPEPSDESEEVEAGTELSQERYAEMSAAEQFVLTLSENGYGKRTSSYEYRVTGRGGKGIVAMVVNDRNGPLVASFPVEDQDQIMLVTDGGQLIRCPVDGIRIAGRNTQGVIVFKTAKDEHVVSVQRVSEEEDDAEGIEDEGAEGEGTEGNGAEGNGEEGRGEEGPDPEA
- a CDS encoding MarC family protein — encoded protein: MTPEALISAFVTLFVIIDPIGIAPLFLALTAERSAAERRKIAARSVLIAVVVLVAFAVGGLWLLQAMGISLPAFRVAGGILLFWISFEMVFEQRTRRKETSAERSVAEEHPDDIAAVPLAIPLMAGPGAITAVILLAGEPGGGWIELAWVIAVIVSVLAVTLAILLVAVPIGHLMGKTVRTVVTRLLGVILAALAVQFVADGVLALIA